From Rhododendron vialii isolate Sample 1 chromosome 10a, ASM3025357v1, the proteins below share one genomic window:
- the LOC131303542 gene encoding uncharacterized protein LOC131303542, with the protein MAAAPGKCFLVTGSPGVGKTTLIIKVLECLKTSHPNLKVQGFYTREIREGSERVGFEVVTLDGRRGPLASTTNSSPESFRWPTVGNYKVDLASFESLALPELQVKEDTDLFVIDEVGKMELYSSSFFPAVLKVLESNIPILASIPVPKAGRDVPDVARLRNHPGATVFTLNTGNRDAVKERVYSLLVELLQKH; encoded by the exons atggcagCAGCTCCCGGAAAATGCTTCCTCGTTACGGGATCTCCG GGCGTTGGTAAAACTACTCTCATAATCAAAGTATTGGAATGCCTCAAAACTTCTCACCCCAACTTGAAGGTTCAGGGTTTCTACACTc GTGAGATTAGGGAAGGCAGTGAGAGGGTTGGATTTGAAGTGGTTACCTTAGATGGTCGAAGAGGGCCCCTTGCTTCCACCACCAATTCAAG CCCAGAGTCTTTTAGATGGCCAACAGTGGGGAATTACAAAGTGGATTTAGCTTCTTTTGAGTCATTGGCTTTGCCCGAGTTGCAG GTCAAGGAAGATACTGATCTCTTCGTCATTGATGAAGTTGGTAAGATGGAGCTTTACAGTTCTTCGTTCTTCCCTGCAGTTCTAAAGGTTCTGGAATCTAACATCCCAATCTTAGCTTCTATCCCCGTTCCAAAAGCCGGTCGGGATGTACCTGACG TTGCAAGGTTGAGAAATCATCCGGGGGCTACCGTTTTCACACTGAACACTGGCAACCGGGATGCGGTCAAAGAACGTGTTTATTCCTTACTAGTGGAACTGCTTCAAAAGCATTAG
- the LOC131303543 gene encoding HMG1/2-like protein isoform X2, whose protein sequence is MKGGRSKAEPKKADSKLAVKKSAPAAKPGKKPAAKKAKATKDPNKPKRPASAFFVFMEEFRKTFKEKHPNNKSVATVGKAGGDKWKSMSTAEKAPFVAKAEKRKTEYNKNIEAYNKKLAEGPADDEESDKSKSEVDEEEDGEEEEDDDDDDE, encoded by the exons ATGAAGGGAGGTAGATCGAAAGCGGAGCCCAAGAAAGCTGATAGCAA GCTCGCAGTGAAGAAGAGCGCCCCCGCGGCGAAGCCCGGGAAGAAGCCGGCGGCGAAGAAGGCGAAGGCTACGAAGGATCCTAACAAGCCTAAGAGGCCTGCCAGTGCCTTCTTCGTTTTCat GGAGGAGTTCAGGAAGACGTTCAAGGAAAAGCATCCCAACAACAAATCGGTTGCCACT GTTGGAAAAGCCGGTGGAGACAAGTGGAAATCAATGTCAACTGCT GAGAAAGCACCCTTCGTTGCAAAGGCCGAGAAGAGGAAAACCGAATACAACAAGAACATTGAGGCTTACAATAAGAAATTG GCTGAGGGACCGGCCGATGACGAGGAGTCTGACAAGTCGAAGTCTGAGGTAGATGAGGAAGAAGATGGAGAG gaggaggaggatgacgACGATGATGATGAGTAG
- the LOC131303543 gene encoding HMG1/2-like protein isoform X1 produces the protein MKGGRSKAEPKKADSKLAVKKSAPAAKPGKKPAAKKAKATKDPNKPKRPASAFFVFMEEFRKTFKEKHPNNKSVATVGKAGGDKWKSMSTAEKAPFVAKAEKRKTEYNKNIEAYNKKLAEGPADDEESDKSKSEVDEEEDGEEEEEDDDDDDE, from the exons ATGAAGGGAGGTAGATCGAAAGCGGAGCCCAAGAAAGCTGATAGCAA GCTCGCAGTGAAGAAGAGCGCCCCCGCGGCGAAGCCCGGGAAGAAGCCGGCGGCGAAGAAGGCGAAGGCTACGAAGGATCCTAACAAGCCTAAGAGGCCTGCCAGTGCCTTCTTCGTTTTCat GGAGGAGTTCAGGAAGACGTTCAAGGAAAAGCATCCCAACAACAAATCGGTTGCCACT GTTGGAAAAGCCGGTGGAGACAAGTGGAAATCAATGTCAACTGCT GAGAAAGCACCCTTCGTTGCAAAGGCCGAGAAGAGGAAAACCGAATACAACAAGAACATTGAGGCTTACAATAAGAAATTG GCTGAGGGACCGGCCGATGACGAGGAGTCTGACAAGTCGAAGTCTGAGGTAGATGAGGAAGAAGATGGAGAG gaggaggaggaggatgacgACGATGATGATGAGTAG
- the LOC131304126 gene encoding protein GET1: MEETTIEEHGRSLAAPIIFTIVVAFQLLSRFIEHKKKKGSKSGVEKQLRGEIKQMYKEASSLSQPSTFAQAAKLRRMAASKEKDLAKIQELHSKEMKLSYDSYSKGLTILKVFTFFSLVCWFWRLPVTAISKQLVEPFGKALSWRGGSPMNDNVMVGIIPWLILSTRVGKFICRKVFN, encoded by the exons ATGGAAGAAACAACGATTGAAGAACACGGGAGATCTCTAGCAGCTCCAATCATCTTCACGATCGTTGTCGCTTTCCAATTGCTGTCCAGATTCATAGAACACAAGAAAAAG AAAGGCTCAAAGTCTGGGGTGGAGAAACAATTGCGCGGAGAGATTAAGCAAATGTATAAGGAGGCCAGCTCCTTGTCACA GCCTTCCACATTTGCACAGGCTGCTAAACTTAGGCGGATGGCAGCATCTAAGGAGAAGGACCTTGCAAAAA TTCAAGAACTGCACAGCAAGGAAATGAAATTGTCATATGATTCATACTCGAAAGGTCTCACCATATTAAAG GTTTTTACATTTTTCTCGCTGGTTTGTTGGTTTTGGCGGCTCCCCGTCACTGCCATATCTAAACAACTTGTGGAGCCCTTTG GTAAGGCATTATCTTGGAGAGGAGGGAGTCCAATGAATGATAATGTTATG GTTGGGATCATACCTTGGTTGATTTTATCTACTAGAGTCGGTAAATTTATTTGTCGAAAAGTCTTCAACTAG